A region of the Leopardus geoffroyi isolate Oge1 chromosome C2, O.geoffroyi_Oge1_pat1.0, whole genome shotgun sequence genome:
TCTCAGTAAAGACCATCTCAAACCATCAGAACCCTGAAAAGGAGGGCttatattttgattcttttcctTCCAAGAGTAAGGTTACTGGATAAAACACAGGGAATCAGCTTAAATTTGAATGTCAGGTAAGAAAGCTTTTTCTAGCAGTATGTCTCAAATATTATGTAAGAAATACACATACTGCAAACATTATTTGTCACTGAAATTATTGCTTGTTtagctgaaattcaaatttgagtTTAACTGGGCACCCTgtatttttaattgctaaatCTGGTAACCCTCCCTGAAAGGGTCCTTGGCCCACTTACAGAGGGAACTCTTCCTCCTTAGTAGATGGGAGAGGCATGCTTGTCAGCCCATAAAAAGATCCTGCTGTAGCCTCCCCAGGGCCATTGGTGCCATTCGGCCCACTGTGCATACAACGTCACAGGGTCCATCAAATGAACAGGGATGCTCTGCCCTGTAGAGAAATGCTAGTGGCATCTCTAAGGAGTGAAGTTTGCCTCACTTGGCTCCCTGTTTCCAGTGGAACATGCCTGGTGCATCATTTCTGTAGTTCTGGGATCTTATCCCTGCCACATCAGATGATGGGACCCCAGGGTTCCTTGCTGGAGCCCCAAGGACTCTGTCTGCTCTCTTCCCTTTTGCAGTAGCCACCACCCACTCTGTCTCTGGAGGCTCCTCTCTCCCAGTCCTCCCAGATACCTCTAAATACAAAACCACAGATGTTTCCTGTATTTGAAGAGTTTTCACTTCCATGGGGAAACATTTGCTGGATGAGTAAAGTATCAATGGAAAGTGACAAGGATTCTTTGAGAAGGTTCTGGGAGTCGTGATTTTTGCTCTGTAGTTGTTGATTCACTTAGACTTAtgcctccttttctcccccttgAAGCTGGATCCTGGCCCCACGCATTCCCCCTGATGGCTTCAGACCAATAATCAACTAGATTCTGAGGCTTGCTTACCTCAAGTGGGTCATCAGAGGACATCCGTCAGGTGATCCCAGTTCCATGGCTGACACATGGGACTGGTCTTCCCAATACCACCTCCTTCTTTCTTGTATGTATAGATGAAAAATGGAGTAAAAAcaacttcccctccccaccttcctcccagtAGTGCCCAGGCCATAAACACAAGGGCTTGTGTGAAGTCAGTCCATGGGGACTCATGGCTTACAAAGGTGGTCTTACCCAACACAGGCCCTAGCACCAGCAGACCAGGCCCTTTGGTGACAACAAACCACATAGAAGTGACTACCATGACTCCGGGGATCAAGACAAGTTCACAGGGAGCCTTCCAGACGACTGACCTTGTTGAGACCTCCGTGCAAAGCCACATCCCTTTGGAAACTCAAACCCTGAGCACCCAGACCTTTGATAGGACCTTAATCCTGGCCAGCACCATTTCAGATGCAGAGATCAGGGAAACCAAGACCATTTTTCCTTCAACAGAGACCAGGGCCTTCACAAAAATGATACCTTCCAAATTCATGGTTGTGATCACCACTCCTATGGAGGCATCAGCTGCAAGTGGCAGCCCCACAGGAACTGAAATGACCACAGTTGAGACGGTTATAGGCACCGATCTCGTGGAATCTGTCTTTGACACCCTTTGTACCGATGACAGCTCAGAAGAGGCAAAGAGGATCGTAATTGACATCTTGACATTGGCTCACACCTCTGCAGAAGCCGAGGCCCTGACCTTGGAGAGCAGTGCCTTCTCTGACAGCTCAGTTATGGCCATTGCCACCTCACAGGCCCTGGCATCTGACACCACTGTTCCGGCTAAAGCCTTGCTTGCCTACACCATCACCGACACCGAGGTTACCAATTGCAGCGTTGTAGAAATAGAAACAACTGCCACCACTCCCGGGACCTTGGAcacagatcatgatcccacaggaGGAAAGGCCCTGTCAGCCTCTGAGGTGTCAGCTTTGCTTGAttccactgaatcagaatcagaCTTCACCAAGACCATGACATCTGCTGAGACTGTGTCAGGAGCCAGAGGCACAGAACCACAGTCTGAGACCACAGTTGAGACCCCGCTACCTGTTAATAGCACCATAGAAGGAGAAACAGCAGCAGCCAAGACCACCACCCCCAGCACAACTTTGGTGACAGTCAGCACGAACCCCTTGGAAGAAACTTCAGCCTTCTCTATTGAGACAAGTCACACCGAGGTCTCAGTTACAATCTCCACAGGGACTGGGTCAACTGTGGGCAAAGTGGCTCCCCCTGCTGGATTCTCAGATAGGGCCTACAGCCACATCCAAGCAACCACTAGCAAGAACTCCACCCCCTCAGAGACTTCAACCACAGACAGCACAACCAATGGGTCCATCCCCATCAGCAGGAACACCTTTCCTTCTGTGCATCTGACTGTGGCCAACAGCAGCCCAGAGGCAAATATCACCTTAGTCAAGACCACAGCCTTAGCAAAGACCTTGAAGACAGCCAGCATGACTGAATGGAAGCCCCCAACAGCCATGCCCACCACTGCTCAGACAAGGTGGACCACAGAAGTTACTGCAGGTAAGTGGCTTTTGGAGGTGTGATCTTGGGGATTTGGAGTTGGGAATTTCCAGAATGTCTACATGCTTAAGGgatagggaggaaggaaggatctgGAGGCTTATTCTGAGCCCAGTCTCTGAGATCACGTCTTCATGATCTTCTAGTGATTCTTGCCAAAATCAGAAACAGGAAGAGTTAGGAAGGCATATGGAAAAACTGTGGGGTTGGAAGTCTGGAGAAATAGTTTGAGACCCTGGTTTTGCCTTTAACAATCTAGTGGCCTAGAACAGGTCCTtttcctttctgggcctcagtttctccaccagTAACTGCAGGGGGCTGTGTTGCATGAACAATGACATCCTTTCCAACTCGGCCCTTCTGTGATATTAACGGTTGAGTAACTACTGTGTGCCGGGTGAGGCCCCAAATTGTATTCAAAAGCCACAGTCCTCATGTTCTGGAAACCTCTGGTTCAGCTAGAGTCACACAGAGGGGCACTGTGTGAATGTCTGGCCCAAGTTGCTGCCCCCTGAGCAGCTGGGACCCCATAAGAGTGGGGCTTGCTGGGCTTGGAGCCATAGACAGtgactttaaataaatgaataaattgggCAAAGGTTTGGGCATTTAAAGCTACATGTCTGAGACAACAGATACTTCTCAGGGATAAGGCCCCTTCATCAGAGGCTGCTGGGTCAACCCAGCTTCTggtcagcctggagcctccaTCTCTACTTCCTGTCACTGTCCTCATGCCTCATCCCTGTGGTGTCCTCAGCTGGCCCTGCCTCTGTGGAgaggtgaaataaaaatattaatcacgATCACCTTATTGAACATCTTTTGTATTCCAGGGAGagatcatataaaaatatttcacaaccAGTGAAGCATTGGCACTGGCTGAATGTTCTCACTGATGTCAGGCAGTGAACTACGAGCTTTGCATGTGTTATCTCTTCTAATTAAACCTTCACAACTACCTTATGAGGTGGGTGTTATTGCCCCACctgacaggtgaggaaacaggtttAAAGATGCTAGAAAGATAGCAGTGGGACTCCAAATGGAAGTCTGTTTGATTCCAACTCATAACCTCctattgtgcttttattttttaaagctcaatttattaatatatctttatttaaaaatgcttttctttattaCTTGTTGATTAGATACTGCACtgacatgatttaaaaatcaataggtTCATAAGGGGTCAGCATAAAATGTCTTTCTCCCACTGCTGTTCCCCAACTACCCAGCTTCCATCATACACATAACTGGCAGAGTTATTTTCTTGTGAATCTTCTGGCCATGAAATATGCATGCGGCAGCAAAAACAAGAAGGATGAGATATCAATATTGATATCTCTATCGGTCTATATAAATATAGAAGTGCAGTGACTGGATCAGTTCTAACAGTATTCTGAGAGGGGGAAATGACTACAAGAGGGCAGTTAAGGCAAGCAGGTTAGGGCTCAACAAAAGGCAGAACTTGCCTACAGGGCTGCTAAACTGGGAAGGCTGGATCGAAACCTCCACCAACTTGGAACTGGAAAGCACTGGCTGAGGGCATCACCTCCAAGAGCCGGCCTCTCTCAGGCATTCTCCCTGTCTGGACCCTTTCCCAACAGCCCATCTGTGACCGCTAGTCCTCGAGAACATTCTAGATTCACTTCGATTTCTCCTTCCTCACACTACTCTTTTGACTTCTCTGAATGTGGTTGGAGCCTTTTTCACTCTTGTTGGGAAGACACTACAAGGAGCCCAGTTATTGGAGAGAAGGAGTCCTCTTTCTCTTTGCAGTGAGTAAATGTAAGCTCCCATGTGAACACCGACACATTTACACATGAGAGTGAGCACATATGTGCAGAGGTGTGGACAGAGGCTGGGTAGCATGGGTCATGTCATGATTCCTGAACTGAC
Encoded here:
- the MUC20 gene encoding mucin-20 isoform X2 is translated as MMAGAPVRMGFLWGLALPLFFCCEAGAPGSSAGPSTSRPGPLVTTNHIEVTTMTPGIKTSSQGAFQTTDLVETSVQSHIPLETQTLSTQTFDRTLILASTISDAEIRETKTIFPSTETRAFTKMIPSKFMVVITTPMEASAASGSPTGTEMTTVETVIGTDLVESVFDTLCTDDSSEEAKRIVIDILTLAHTSAEAEALTLESSAFSDSSVMAIATSQALASDTTVPAKALLAYTITDTEVTNCSVVEIETTATTPGTLDTDHDPTGGKALSASEVSALLDSTESESDFTKTMTSAETVSGARGTEPQSETTVETPLPVNSTIEGETAAAKTTTPSTTLVTVSTNPLEETSAFSIETSHTEVSVTISTGTGSTVGKVAPPAGFSDRAYSHIQATTSKNSTPSETSTTDSTTNGSIPISRNTFPSVHLTVANSSPEANITLVKTTALAKTLKTASMTEWKPPTAMPTTAQTRWTTEVTAGGDGGFFLLRLSVASPEDLTDPRVAERLMQQARWAVSTTFSFCPTAPP
- the MUC20 gene encoding mucin-20 isoform X1, which produces MMAGAPVRMGFLWGLALPLFFCCEAGAPGSSAGPSTSRPGPLVTTNHIEVTTMTPGIKTSSQGAFQTTDLVETSVQSHIPLETQTLSTQTFDRTLILASTISDAEIRETKTIFPSTETRAFTKMIPSKFMVVITTPMEASAASGSPTGTEMTTVETVIGTDLVESVFDTLCTDDSSEEAKRIVIDILTLAHTSAEAEALTLESSAFSDSSVMAIATSQALASDTTVPAKALLAYTITDTEVTNCSVVEIETTATTPGTLDTDHDPTGGKALSASEVSALLDSTESESDFTKTMTSAETVSGARGTEPQSETTVETPLPVNSTIEGETAAAKTTTPSTTLVTVSTNPLEETSAFSIETSHTEVSVTISTGTGSTVGKVAPPAGFSDRAYSHIQATTSKNSTPSETSTTDSTTNGSIPISRNTFPSVHLTVANSSPEANITLVKTTALAKTLKTASMTEWKPPTAMPTTAQTRWTTEVTAGGDGGFFLLRLSVASPEDLTDPRVAERLMQQLLHELHTHMPPIQVTLLRVKKD
- the MUC20 gene encoding mucin-20 isoform X3, which encodes MTPGIKTSSQGAFQTTDLVETSVQSHIPLETQTLSTQTFDRTLILASTISDAEIRETKTIFPSTETRAFTKMIPSKFMVVITTPMEASAASGSPTGTEMTTVETVIGTDLVESVFDTLCTDDSSEEAKRIVIDILTLAHTSAEAEALTLESSAFSDSSVMAIATSQALASDTTVPAKALLAYTITDTEVTNCSVVEIETTATTPGTLDTDHDPTGGKALSASEVSALLDSTESESDFTKTMTSAETVSGARGTEPQSETTVETPLPVNSTIEGETAAAKTTTPSTTLVTVSTNPLEETSAFSIETSHTEVSVTISTGTGSTVGKVAPPAGFSDRAYSHIQATTSKNSTPSETSTTDSTTNGSIPISRNTFPSVHLTVANSSPEANITLVKTTALAKTLKTASMTEWKPPTAMPTTAQTRWTTEVTAGGDGGFFLLRLSVASPEDLTDPRVAERLMQQLLHELHTHMPPIQVTLLRVKKD